A window from Cellulomonas sp. C5510 encodes these proteins:
- the fliL gene encoding flagellar basal body-associated protein FliL, with translation MPEQRIISQSNRIQAGAARDRASAPDTTTAPTTVPRKPRSRRTLVLLALVVLTAGAVYWFLLRPDAADSLDQPEVELGAVQTVEPININLADGRYLRLGLGLQLTAEVVEDLDPSMALDRMIALYSMLPLDQVSSPEGREALKAELTAQLAEAYDGQVVAVYITDYVYQ, from the coding sequence GTGCCCGAGCAGCGGATCATCAGCCAGAGCAACCGAATCCAGGCCGGTGCCGCCCGCGACCGCGCCAGCGCCCCGGATACCACCACTGCACCCACCACGGTGCCGCGCAAGCCCAGAAGCAGGCGCACGCTGGTCCTGCTGGCCCTCGTCGTGCTGACGGCCGGCGCCGTGTACTGGTTCCTTCTTCGACCAGACGCCGCCGACTCCCTTGACCAGCCCGAAGTGGAGCTGGGCGCGGTCCAGACCGTCGAGCCGATCAACATCAACCTCGCCGACGGCCGGTACCTCAGACTCGGGCTGGGTCTGCAGCTCACGGCCGAGGTGGTCGAGGACCTCGACCCCTCCATGGCCCTGGACCGGATGATCGCGCTGTACTCGATGCTCCCGCTCGACCAAGTCAGCTCCCCCGAGGGACGCGAGGCCCTCAAGGCCGAACTCACCGCACAGCTGGCCGAGGCCTACGACGGGCAGGTCGTCGCGGTGTACATCACCGACTACGTCTACCAATGA
- a CDS encoding copper resistance CopC family protein: MVAHAQVSRRRAMACRLAIAAVLALGLAAAGAGAAWAHSGLIETDPADGASVEVAPVQVVLTFNEAPQPLGTLVQVLGPDGADISDGQAVITDTQIAQPLAEVRPTGTYTVQWRMTSADGHPLSGQFAFTATSATGTALDDPTQAAEATTAPTPSPTTPAPAPETVGTSQGQAAWRWGPSSVTALMIVAVVAAALLVLVVRLRRRVFGDDTSE, encoded by the coding sequence ATGGTCGCCCACGCCCAGGTGTCCCGCCGACGGGCCATGGCCTGTCGGCTGGCCATCGCCGCGGTCCTGGCCCTCGGTCTGGCAGCCGCCGGCGCGGGCGCCGCCTGGGCGCACTCCGGTCTCATCGAGACCGACCCGGCCGACGGCGCGAGCGTCGAGGTCGCACCGGTCCAGGTCGTGCTGACCTTCAACGAGGCACCCCAGCCGCTCGGCACCCTGGTCCAGGTGCTCGGTCCGGACGGCGCGGACATCTCCGACGGCCAGGCCGTGATCACCGACACCCAGATCGCCCAGCCCCTGGCCGAGGTTCGCCCGACCGGCACCTACACGGTCCAGTGGCGCATGACCTCGGCCGACGGGCACCCGCTGTCCGGACAGTTCGCGTTCACCGCCACCTCGGCCACCGGGACCGCCCTCGACGACCCGACCCAGGCCGCGGAGGCGACCACGGCACCCACCCCGAGCCCGACGACCCCGGCCCCGGCCCCCGAGACGGTAGGGACGAGCCAGGGCCAGGCCGCCTGGCGGTGGGGCCCGAGCTCCGTCACCGCGCTAATGATCGTGGCGGTCGTCGCCGCGGCACTGCTCGTCCTCGTCGTCCGGCTTCGCCGCAGGGTCTTCGGGGACGACACCTCAGAGTGA
- a CDS encoding TlpA disulfide reductase family protein, translated as MPYPITRAARTAALVAAASALAAVSTGCTPGADDNAAASPGYVSEDGSVRTWEPGQRPGPVVVTGTDYEGRAVDTGDWLGDVLVINTWYAACPPCRAEAPTLATLARDRAEQGVRVLGINVEDAAGAALAFQNTFDIPYPSIEDRDGLAVASLSGVVPLQAVPTTVVLDHQGRVAARIVGLAEESTLNSLVGDVVAESPVQ; from the coding sequence ATGCCCTATCCCATCACGCGCGCCGCACGCACCGCGGCACTGGTCGCCGCTGCTAGCGCGCTGGCAGCCGTCTCGACGGGGTGCACCCCAGGTGCTGACGACAACGCCGCCGCCAGTCCGGGTTACGTCTCCGAAGACGGCAGCGTGCGGACCTGGGAGCCCGGCCAGCGGCCAGGACCCGTGGTCGTCACCGGCACCGACTACGAGGGCCGGGCGGTGGACACCGGAGACTGGCTCGGGGACGTGCTGGTGATCAACACCTGGTACGCCGCATGCCCACCCTGCCGGGCCGAGGCACCCACACTCGCCACCCTCGCACGCGACCGCGCGGAGCAGGGCGTGCGCGTGCTGGGGATCAACGTCGAGGACGCCGCCGGTGCGGCGCTGGCCTTCCAGAACACCTTCGACATCCCCTACCCCTCCATCGAGGACCGCGACGGGCTGGCCGTGGCGTCCCTGTCCGGCGTCGTGCCACTGCAAGCGGTGCCCACCACCGTCGTCCTAGACCACCAGGGCCGGGTCGCCGCCCGGATCGTGGGCCTGGCAGAGGAGTCCACGCTCAACTCCCTGGTCGGCGACGTCGTCGCCGAGTCCCCCGTCCAGTGA
- a CDS encoding M23 family metallopeptidase: MTGALVVGLVPSTGAADELDDRRRAAQERANTAQQRSEELRASIEGLSADLGQAVADLAATEARLPAAQEQLRLAQDELQAAERRALMLQTRLTDATNEQVAIGEEIATMATREDEVRASVGQLARQAYMDGGQASTLAVVLDAQDLQEFTQAMQATATAQRLQTRVLDELTTMGAAARNAEARLAAVTDQIAELKVEADVEVARADEARVEAAAREDEIETLIAQQQATQQRLAGMKAQAEAEQAEADRQRAALEDELAAIIAEQQRAAAATPDRPAAPPPSSSTGAIFANPTSINPMYVTSNYGMRLHPILGYERLHAGIDLRTYCNTPLYAPRDATVQWAQWRNGFGNQVMLNYGSVNGQPLMSSSNHMTSFTVSTGQQVNQGDLIGYSGNTGLSTACHLHFEVYQNGSTINPAPLLGR; the protein is encoded by the coding sequence GTGACGGGCGCACTCGTCGTCGGTCTGGTGCCGTCGACGGGTGCCGCCGACGAGCTCGACGATCGACGCCGCGCGGCGCAGGAGCGCGCCAACACCGCGCAGCAGCGCTCGGAAGAGCTCCGGGCGTCGATCGAGGGCCTGTCGGCCGATCTGGGCCAGGCGGTCGCCGACCTGGCTGCGACCGAGGCCCGGCTGCCTGCCGCGCAAGAGCAGCTCCGACTGGCACAAGACGAGCTGCAGGCGGCCGAGCGTCGAGCCTTGATGCTCCAGACCCGCCTGACCGACGCCACGAACGAACAGGTTGCGATCGGTGAGGAGATCGCCACGATGGCCACGCGCGAGGACGAAGTCCGCGCAAGCGTCGGACAGTTGGCCCGCCAGGCGTACATGGACGGCGGGCAGGCCTCGACGTTGGCGGTCGTGCTCGACGCCCAGGACCTGCAGGAGTTCACCCAGGCGATGCAGGCCACCGCCACCGCACAGCGCCTGCAGACCCGGGTGCTCGACGAGCTGACCACCATGGGCGCCGCCGCGCGCAACGCCGAGGCACGGCTCGCCGCAGTCACCGACCAGATCGCCGAGCTGAAGGTCGAGGCCGACGTCGAGGTCGCGCGCGCCGACGAGGCCAGGGTCGAGGCAGCCGCACGTGAGGACGAGATCGAGACCCTGATCGCCCAGCAGCAAGCCACCCAGCAGCGTCTGGCCGGGATGAAGGCCCAGGCCGAGGCCGAGCAGGCCGAGGCCGATCGTCAACGCGCCGCGCTCGAGGACGAGCTGGCCGCGATCATCGCCGAGCAGCAGCGTGCAGCAGCCGCCACCCCGGACAGACCGGCCGCACCCCCGCCGTCGTCGAGCACTGGCGCGATCTTCGCCAACCCGACGTCCATCAACCCGATGTACGTCACGTCGAACTACGGCATGCGTCTGCACCCAATCCTCGGCTACGAGCGCCTGCACGCGGGCATCGACCTGCGCACCTACTGCAACACCCCGCTGTATGCGCCACGCGACGCGACCGTGCAGTGGGCCCAGTGGCGCAACGGCTTCGGCAACCAGGTGATGCTCAACTACGGGAGCGTCAACGGCCAGCCACTGATGAGCAGCTCGAACCACATGACCAGCTTCACCGTCTCGACCGGGCAGCAGGTCAACCAGGGCGACCTGATCGGCTACTCCGGGAACACCGGCTTGTCCACCGCGTGCCACCTGCACTTCGAGGTCTACCAGAACGGGTCGACCATCAACCCCGCGCCACTGCTCGGGAGGTAA
- a CDS encoding cell wall metabolism sensor histidine kinase WalK: protein MIRRPARHWGVALRLLVVLTAVTLVTVITAWAVASQIGPGIFHENLLQHSDDDATEHAEIAFTTAGGFSLAAALAVALLVSTALSLSIAGRVTRSLRPIVVAAGRIAGGAYDRRVPVPGLGAEFDELATAVNAMSERLEQVDTTRRRLLADLAHELRTPLTTLTVYVDSIDDGVRPPDAATLQVLRDQVNRLSRLAEDVSAVSLAEERRLPLHRAEVLPSDLARAAAAAANPAYHAKGVFLQLDTATRTPTVRVDRDRIGQVLANLLQNALRHSPPGGAVVIRVRAERGGVTIAVVDAGDGIAPEHLPHVFDRFYRADTARDRDHGGSGIGLTVSKALAEAHDGSLDAASPGPGMGATFTLHLPAAPADRTDPAPAQPARLHERDTQIDT, encoded by the coding sequence ATGATCAGGCGACCGGCACGGCACTGGGGCGTCGCGCTACGCCTGCTCGTCGTGCTGACCGCGGTCACGCTCGTCACCGTCATCACCGCATGGGCGGTCGCCTCACAGATCGGCCCCGGGATCTTCCACGAGAACCTGCTCCAGCACAGCGACGACGACGCGACCGAGCACGCCGAGATCGCGTTCACCACCGCAGGCGGGTTCTCCCTGGCCGCGGCCCTGGCGGTAGCGCTGCTGGTCTCGACCGCACTGAGCCTGTCCATCGCCGGACGGGTCACCCGCTCGCTGCGCCCGATCGTGGTGGCCGCCGGGCGGATCGCCGGCGGTGCCTACGACCGGCGCGTACCCGTGCCGGGCCTGGGTGCCGAGTTCGACGAGCTCGCGACCGCCGTGAACGCGATGTCCGAACGCCTCGAGCAGGTCGACACCACCCGCCGGCGCCTGCTGGCCGACCTGGCGCACGAGCTGCGCACCCCGCTGACCACGCTGACCGTGTACGTCGACTCGATCGACGACGGAGTACGTCCCCCTGACGCCGCGACGTTGCAGGTGCTGCGCGACCAGGTCAACCGGCTCAGCCGCCTGGCCGAGGACGTCTCGGCGGTCTCCCTCGCCGAGGAGCGCCGGCTGCCGCTCCACAGGGCCGAGGTGCTGCCGTCCGACCTCGCCCGGGCCGCGGCCGCTGCCGCGAACCCCGCCTACCACGCCAAAGGCGTCTTCCTGCAGCTCGACACGGCCACCCGCACCCCGACGGTGCGGGTCGACCGGGACCGGATCGGGCAGGTCCTGGCCAACCTGCTGCAGAACGCCCTACGGCACAGCCCCCCGGGCGGCGCCGTAGTCATCCGAGTACGCGCCGAACGCGGCGGGGTCACGATCGCCGTGGTGGACGCCGGTGACGGCATCGCCCCCGAGCACCTGCCCCACGTGTTCGACCGGTTCTACCGCGCCGATACCGCCCGCGACCGCGACCACGGCGGCTCAGGCATCGGGCTGACGGTCAGCAAGGCACTGGCCGAGGCCCACGACGGCTCGCTCGACGCGGCCAGCCCAGGCCCAGGCATGGGCGCGACCTTCACCCTGCACCTACCGGCCGCACCAGCGGACCGCACCGACCCGGCTCCCGCACAGCCCGCACGTCTGCACGAGCGAGACACCCAGATCGACACGTGA
- a CDS encoding response regulator transcription factor: MTNGHEWRDSTSEHERLRALVVEDETDLAAAVADYLRMDGYDVMIVRDGARAVEATRTSAPHVVILDLGLPSLDGIEVCRRLREFSDAYVLILTARADEAEVLRGLEAGADDYVTKPFRPRELLARVRALLRRSRTPGQLPPMPNQVGDLVVDPAARRVTLAGELVDLTPTEFDLLTILLSRPTEALSRRALIEALRGSNWYGDESLVDVHVLHLRRKLGDDAATQRFVRTVRGIGYQMGEG; the protein is encoded by the coding sequence ATGACGAACGGACACGAGTGGCGCGACTCGACTTCGGAGCACGAGCGTCTGCGCGCGCTCGTGGTCGAGGACGAGACCGACCTGGCCGCCGCGGTCGCCGACTACCTGCGGATGGACGGGTACGACGTCATGATCGTCCGGGACGGTGCGCGCGCCGTGGAGGCCACGCGTACGTCCGCGCCGCATGTGGTGATCCTGGACCTGGGGCTGCCGTCCCTCGATGGCATCGAGGTATGCCGCAGGCTGCGGGAGTTCTCCGACGCGTACGTGCTGATCCTGACCGCGCGAGCCGACGAGGCGGAGGTCCTGCGCGGGCTGGAGGCGGGCGCGGACGACTACGTGACCAAGCCGTTTCGACCGCGCGAGCTCCTGGCCCGGGTCCGTGCGCTGCTCCGACGCTCGCGCACACCCGGCCAGCTGCCGCCCATGCCCAACCAGGTCGGAGACCTGGTCGTGGACCCCGCCGCCCGGCGGGTGACCCTCGCCGGTGAACTCGTCGACCTGACCCCAACCGAGTTCGACCTGCTCACCATCCTGCTGTCGCGCCCCACGGAGGCGCTCTCACGGCGGGCCCTCATCGAGGCCCTACGCGGTTCGAACTGGTACGGCGACGAGAGCCTGGTCGACGTCCACGTGCTGCACCTACGACGCAAGCTGGGCGACGACGCCGCCACACAGCGCTTCGTACGGACCGTGCGCGGCATCGGCTACCAGATGGGAGAGGGATGA
- a CDS encoding isoprenylcysteine carboxylmethyltransferase family protein encodes MPPVLIAAAATGAQLMIAARSDRRPSPSSLLAAALVASASTWLIADSVARFRRSGTTVDPTAPAATSALVTTGANGLTRNPMYVGMAGGLLAHAQARRSWVSLLPVAGFVAAMNRWQIAAEERALAVHFGQAYDHYRAVVPRWVGPRSVHAAISALATPRTFAMKTR; translated from the coding sequence GTGCCCCCGGTGCTCATCGCCGCCGCCGCCACCGGCGCCCAGCTCATGATCGCCGCTCGGTCCGACAGACGCCCCTCACCGAGCTCGCTCCTCGCCGCGGCACTGGTGGCCTCGGCGTCCACGTGGCTGATCGCCGACTCGGTGGCCCGATTCCGGCGTTCGGGCACCACCGTGGACCCGACGGCGCCCGCCGCGACGAGCGCGCTGGTCACCACCGGGGCCAACGGGCTGACCCGCAACCCGATGTATGTCGGGATGGCCGGCGGGCTGCTCGCCCACGCCCAGGCGCGCCGCTCGTGGGTGAGCCTGCTGCCCGTCGCCGGGTTCGTCGCCGCGATGAACCGCTGGCAGATCGCCGCAGAAGAACGGGCACTCGCCGTGCACTTCGGCCAGGCCTACGACCACTATCGGGCCGTCGTCCCACGCTGGGTCGGTCCCCGATCGGTCCACGCAGCCATCTCCGCCTTGGCGACACCGCGCACCTTCGCGATGAAGACCCGATGA
- the lnt gene encoding apolipoprotein N-acyltransferase: protein MLAAPAVTPADTTAPSPRRGVLRLGLAAVGGVLADVAFPDRGWWPVGFVAVAMLVLAGSRGGGRTTALVWFAWGQTFFLLHLGWAREAAGPVAWVALSVLQAGLLAVAGALWSWADRAAILARRPMLRALVFASVWVAGEQLRSVWPFGGFPWGRLAFSQTDGPLLSLAWLGGAPLVSFAVAFIGALLALATVAAGRRAARRVLVAAALTGAMLGLGTLIPLGVEPEAGTLRTGVVQGNVPADRGRPDRAEVVLANHVQGTAAVATQAPGGLDLVVWPENASDVDPRTNADAAAQVWEASDAVRAPILVGTDRYEPEGRYNDIVVWDPERGPVDSYAKQRPAPFGEYVPLRGLIRVFSSQVDRVEVDMVAGTAPAVVDIPVVRLGRAVPVATVICFEVAFDDLVRNAVRQGAQVLVVPTNNASFGWTAQSTQQLAMSRLRAVETGRATIQASTVGVSAVIEPDGTLVQRTDLFTPATMTADLPLRTSLTPAVRAGPAPIILAVLIAAAAATSGAANAWRRRADRSSRPASQAHTPASPEHEEYQPT, encoded by the coding sequence GTGTTGGCAGCCCCCGCGGTCACGCCCGCGGACACCACGGCGCCGAGCCCGCGCCGGGGCGTGCTGCGGCTGGGGCTCGCCGCGGTCGGCGGGGTGCTGGCCGACGTCGCTTTTCCCGACCGGGGCTGGTGGCCGGTCGGGTTCGTCGCGGTCGCCATGCTGGTCCTGGCCGGATCGCGCGGCGGTGGGCGGACCACGGCCCTGGTCTGGTTCGCCTGGGGCCAGACCTTCTTCCTGCTGCACTTGGGATGGGCACGCGAGGCGGCAGGACCGGTGGCGTGGGTGGCGTTGTCGGTGCTGCAGGCCGGGCTGCTCGCCGTCGCCGGTGCCCTGTGGTCGTGGGCCGATCGCGCTGCGATCCTGGCGCGCCGACCGATGCTGCGTGCGCTGGTGTTCGCCTCAGTCTGGGTCGCCGGTGAGCAGCTGCGCTCGGTCTGGCCGTTCGGGGGCTTCCCGTGGGGACGGTTGGCGTTCTCCCAGACCGACGGCCCGCTGCTCTCCCTGGCCTGGCTCGGCGGGGCGCCGCTGGTCTCGTTCGCGGTGGCGTTCATCGGCGCCCTGCTCGCCCTGGCCACGGTTGCTGCAGGTCGCCGCGCCGCGCGCCGAGTGCTGGTGGCCGCCGCGCTCACGGGGGCGATGCTCGGACTCGGCACGCTCATCCCGTTGGGAGTCGAGCCCGAGGCGGGCACGCTGCGCACCGGTGTCGTGCAGGGCAACGTGCCCGCAGACCGGGGCCGGCCAGATCGCGCCGAGGTCGTACTGGCCAACCACGTCCAGGGCACCGCCGCCGTCGCGACCCAGGCCCCAGGTGGGCTCGACCTGGTCGTGTGGCCGGAGAACGCCTCCGACGTCGATCCGCGGACGAACGCCGACGCGGCTGCGCAGGTGTGGGAGGCATCCGATGCGGTGCGCGCGCCGATCCTGGTCGGCACCGACCGCTACGAGCCCGAGGGCCGCTACAACGACATCGTCGTGTGGGACCCCGAGCGGGGTCCGGTGGACTCCTACGCCAAGCAGCGGCCGGCGCCGTTCGGAGAGTACGTCCCGCTGCGAGGCCTAATCCGGGTGTTCTCCTCCCAGGTCGACCGAGTCGAGGTCGACATGGTCGCCGGAACGGCGCCTGCGGTCGTCGACATCCCGGTAGTACGACTGGGTCGTGCGGTGCCGGTCGCGACCGTGATCTGCTTCGAGGTCGCCTTCGACGACCTGGTGCGCAACGCCGTACGCCAAGGCGCACAGGTCCTGGTCGTCCCCACCAACAACGCGTCGTTCGGCTGGACCGCCCAGTCCACCCAGCAGCTGGCGATGTCCCGGCTACGGGCGGTCGAGACCGGCCGCGCGACGATCCAGGCCTCGACCGTCGGAGTCAGCGCCGTGATCGAGCCCGATGGGACCCTCGTGCAGCGCACGGACCTGTTCACGCCCGCGACGATGACCGCGGACCTGCCGCTGCGCACGTCGCTGACTCCAGCGGTCCGAGCCGGCCCCGCACCGATCATCCTCGCCGTGCTGATCGCAGCAGCCGCGGCCACCAGCGGCGCCGCGAACGCGTGGCGCCGTCGAGCCGACCGATCCAGCAGGCCCGCATCCCAAGCACACACCCCAGCTAGTCCCGAGCACGAGGAGTACCAGCCGACATGA
- a CDS encoding thioredoxin domain-containing protein, with amino-acid sequence MTPKRTRSAKSRKSAKPARSNRSAKPAQVAKPGSRPQGPTPRPQRRAPLILALAAVLVTVIAVAIVVARPWQDSQDPATAGDPQAPDQAGLVVREDSRRLNDVPDSSVTFVEFLDFECEACGAVYPAIEELRSQYGDRVSFVIRYFPLDSHFNSQRAARAVEAAAQQGQLEAMYARMFETQAQWGESQEPKDDLFRQYAQELGLDMDTWDAAYEAPETLERIERDIADGRALGVAGTPTFFLNGELFEPRSAADLTEALDRALAQ; translated from the coding sequence ATGACCCCCAAGCGCACCAGGTCCGCCAAGTCGCGCAAGTCGGCCAAGCCCGCCAGGTCGAACAGGTCGGCCAAGCCGGCGCAGGTCGCCAAGCCGGGCAGCCGGCCGCAGGGGCCGACGCCTCGGCCCCAACGGCGCGCGCCGCTGATCCTCGCGCTGGCCGCCGTCCTGGTCACAGTCATCGCTGTCGCCATCGTGGTGGCGCGTCCCTGGCAGGACTCGCAGGACCCCGCCACGGCTGGCGACCCGCAGGCACCCGATCAGGCGGGGCTGGTCGTGCGGGAGGACTCTCGACGCCTCAACGACGTGCCGGACTCGTCGGTCACGTTCGTGGAGTTCCTCGACTTCGAGTGCGAGGCGTGCGGCGCGGTCTACCCGGCGATCGAGGAACTGCGCAGCCAGTACGGGGACCGGGTGTCGTTCGTCATCCGGTACTTCCCGCTGGACAGCCACTTCAACTCCCAGCGGGCCGCTCGCGCCGTGGAGGCCGCCGCGCAGCAGGGCCAGCTCGAGGCGATGTACGCGCGGATGTTCGAGACACAGGCGCAGTGGGGCGAGTCCCAAGAACCGAAGGACGACCTCTTCCGCCAGTACGCACAAGAGCTCGGCCTGGACATGGACACCTGGGACGCCGCCTACGAGGCCCCCGAGACACTCGAGCGGATCGAGCGCGACATCGCCGACGGCCGCGCGCTGGGCGTGGCGGGAACCCCGACGTTCTTCCTGAACGGCGAGCTCTTCGAGCCTCGTTCGGCCGCAGACCTGACCGAAGCGCTCGACCGGGCACTCGCGCAGTGA
- a CDS encoding vitamin K epoxide reductase family protein, which yields MTNAGEGVARPASASTPGRPDAARDSGPSTTTVAWVHLVAGLIGFAASFVLAVEKYWLLTNPFYQPSCSLNEVVSCGPIMSSVQAAVLGFPNPYLGIAGFAVVAATGAMRLVGGRIATWYRAALLTGAVAGSALIIWLITQSLFVIEALCPYCMVVWAVTFTVLWYSVLDLVAATGRRRTGLAGPATRNHGAVLACGLAALAVLVVAVSVTW from the coding sequence GTGACCAACGCCGGGGAGGGCGTGGCCCGGCCAGCGAGCGCCTCGACCCCGGGCCGACCTGACGCCGCCCGGGACAGCGGACCGTCGACGACCACCGTCGCCTGGGTTCACCTGGTCGCCGGCCTGATCGGGTTCGCCGCGTCGTTCGTGCTCGCCGTGGAGAAGTACTGGCTGCTGACCAACCCCTTCTACCAACCCAGCTGCAGCCTGAACGAGGTCGTCTCGTGCGGCCCGATCATGAGCTCGGTCCAGGCAGCGGTACTGGGGTTCCCCAACCCCTACCTCGGCATCGCCGGGTTCGCCGTGGTCGCCGCCACCGGTGCGATGCGCCTAGTAGGCGGGCGCATCGCGACCTGGTACCGGGCCGCGCTGCTGACCGGTGCCGTTGCCGGTTCGGCACTGATCATCTGGCTGATCACTCAGAGCCTGTTCGTCATCGAGGCGCTGTGCCCGTACTGCATGGTCGTCTGGGCAGTCACGTTCACCGTCCTGTGGTACTCAGTGCTCGACCTCGTAGCCGCGACAGGCCGTCGCCGCACGGGGTTGGCTGGGCCCGCCACGCGAAACCACGGTGCTGTGCTCGCGTGCGGACTTGCAGCGCTCGCGGTGCTCGTGGTCGCCGTGTCGGTGACGTGGTGA
- a CDS encoding cytochrome c biogenesis CcdA family protein, translated as MPELALTVRADIGDVFATTAFSGSAILAVLVALVAGIVSFASPCVLPLVPGYLGYLGGLTAQTVPGPSGAVTAPAARTAGRGRLVLGVALFVAGFAAVFVALGVLAGSLGAAVLRWQDPVTRALGVVVVVMGVAFLGGIGFLQRDTRSRRRPPATLWGAPVLGLAFGLGWTPCIGPTLAAVLALSLEGGSAVRGAVLSGAYALGLGLPFVLVAFGVHRSTRLLTWVRRHRLTITRVGGVLLIVIGVALITGLWGRWVQALQGLIVVFQPPV; from the coding sequence ATGCCTGAGCTGGCGCTGACCGTCCGGGCGGACATCGGCGACGTCTTCGCCACGACCGCGTTCTCCGGGTCCGCGATCCTGGCCGTGCTCGTCGCGCTCGTCGCGGGCATCGTCTCCTTCGCCTCCCCGTGCGTCTTGCCGCTGGTGCCGGGGTATCTGGGCTATCTGGGGGGTCTGACGGCGCAGACGGTCCCAGGGCCGAGCGGCGCCGTGACCGCTCCCGCGGCCCGGACCGCGGGACGGGGCCGCCTGGTGCTCGGTGTGGCGCTGTTCGTGGCCGGCTTCGCGGCCGTCTTCGTCGCGCTGGGTGTGCTGGCCGGCTCGTTGGGTGCTGCGGTGCTGCGGTGGCAGGACCCGGTGACCCGTGCGCTGGGTGTGGTGGTCGTGGTGATGGGTGTCGCGTTCCTCGGCGGCATTGGGTTCTTGCAGCGCGACACGCGCTCTCGTCGGCGCCCGCCTGCCACGCTGTGGGGTGCGCCGGTGCTTGGTCTGGCGTTCGGGTTGGGATGGACGCCGTGCATCGGGCCGACGTTGGCGGCGGTGCTGGCGCTGTCGCTCGAGGGCGGGTCCGCCGTGCGTGGTGCCGTGCTGTCCGGCGCGTACGCGCTGGGCCTGGGTCTGCCGTTCGTGCTCGTCGCGTTCGGTGTCCATCGCAGCACTCGGCTGCTGACGTGGGTGCGACGGCACCGGCTGACCATCACCCGCGTCGGTGGGGTGTTGCTCATCGTGATCGGCGTCGCTCTGATCACTGGGTTGTGGGGCCGGTGGGTCCAGGCTCTGCAGGGCCTGATCGTCGTCTTCCAGCCGCCGGTCTAG
- a CDS encoding ketopantoate reductase family protein has translation MTLVARGRRLDQVSAGVRCSLRGAVESIELPVVDTVPSASSWDVARVCVRYDQVEQALHHAAPVDFPTIVTLINGPGDYEAWEGLVGPGRLLPGFPGAGGSIDPARVLHAAATPTSILRTTLGEISGRRTTRVVRLAGLLRQAGFPTALSSPMGIWRLTHLGRWSSPSPMPCTPQAGPATGRSPPTAPPSHGRWTTPPAMWPVCGTRACARPC, from the coding sequence GTGACGTTGGTGGCACGCGGGCGACGGCTGGACCAGGTGAGCGCGGGGGTGCGCTGCAGCCTCCGAGGCGCCGTCGAGAGCATCGAGCTGCCCGTGGTGGACACCGTGCCGAGCGCCTCGTCATGGGACGTCGCCAGGGTCTGCGTGCGCTACGACCAGGTGGAGCAGGCGTTGCACCACGCCGCACCCGTCGACTTTCCCACGATCGTCACGCTGATCAACGGCCCCGGAGACTACGAGGCGTGGGAGGGCCTCGTCGGACCCGGCAGGCTCCTGCCGGGCTTCCCCGGTGCCGGCGGCAGCATCGACCCGGCCCGTGTGCTGCATGCCGCGGCGACCCCCACGTCCATCCTGCGGACCACGCTGGGCGAGATCTCCGGACGGCGCACCACGCGCGTCGTGCGCCTGGCCGGTCTGCTGCGCCAGGCCGGGTTCCCGACCGCCCTCAGCTCACCGATGGGCATCTGGCGGCTCACGCACCTGGGGCGCTGGTCGTCGCCCTCACCGATGCCGTGTACGCCGCAGGCGGGGCCGGCCACCGGCAGATCGCCACCGACAGCGCCGCCATCACACGGGCGATGGACGACTCCACCGGCTATGTGGCCCGTCTGCGGGACAAGGGCTTGCGCCCGACCCTGCTGA